From a region of the Drosophila gunungcola strain Sukarami chromosome 2R unlocalized genomic scaffold, Dgunungcola_SK_2 000030F, whole genome shotgun sequence genome:
- the LOC128256888 gene encoding probable cytochrome P450 6a14 produces MLLTIALVGVVLALAYRFYTNIYTYWERKGVPFERPLPLVGNMKGIGSKYHFRDINQRIYDQFKGRASFAGMYMFFKRTALITDLDLIKQVLIKDFSYFQDRGVFNNPRDDPLTGHLFTLEGEEWRSMRHKLSPVFTSGKMKHMTGVIVEVGHRLAQAMEKSVQQAQMDDGIVEIKDLCARFTTDVIGSCAFGLECNSLQDPNAEFRNKGREIFVRRRHSQLVQAFLFTNAKLAKKLRLKVLPDDITAFFMSAVKNTVDYRLKNGIKRNDFVDQLIELRAADQEAAKKGQGIDLSHGLTLEQMAAQAFVFFVAGFETSSSTMSFCLYELAMQPATQQRVRDEIASVLGNVEGGELNYDALAEMKYLDQVVAETLRKHPLLPHLIRECNRDYKVPHTDIVLDNGVNALIPVHNIHHDPEIYPEPEKFDPSRFDPEEVKSRHPMAYLPFGDGPRNCIGLRFGKVQAKVGLVTLLRSFQFSVSNRTEVPLILSKKSFLLATENGLFLKVEAI; encoded by the exons ATGTTGCTAACAATCGCCCTTGTGGGCGTGGTCTTGGCTTTGGCCTATCGTTTCTATACCAATATCTACACCTATTGGGAACGCAAAGGAGTGCCCTTCGAGCGCCCATTGCCGCTGGTTGGCAACATGAAGGGGATCGGGTCGAAATACCACTTTCGGGACATCAACCAGAGGATCTACGATCAGTTCAAGGGCAGGGCTTCCTTCGCGGGAATGTACATGTTCTTCAAGCGAACCGCCCTGATCACCGATCTGGACCTCATCAAGCAGGTGCTGATCAAGGACTTCAGCTACTTTCAAGATCGTGGTGTCTTCAACAATCCCCGTGACGATCCCCTGACGGGTCACCTCTTCACTTTGGAGGGCGAGGAGTGGCGATCGATGCGGCACAAGCTGAGTCCTGTGTTCACCTCCGGAAAAATGAAGCACATGACGGGCGTGATTGTCGAAGTGGGCCATCGCCTGGCCCAGGCCATGGAAAAGTCTGTGCAACAGGCCCAAATGGACGACGGCATTGTGGAGATCAAGGACCTGTGTGCCCGATTCACCACTGATGTAATTGGATCCTGTGCCTTTGGACTGGAGTGCAACAGCCTCCAGGACCCCAATGCCGAGTTCCGCAACAAGGGCCGTGAGATATTCGTGCGGCGTCGTCATTCGCAATTAGTGCAAGCATTTCTGTTTACCAATGCCAAGCTGGCCAAGAAGTTGCGATTGAAGGTGTTACCCGATGATATAACCGCTTTCTTTATGTCGGCTGTGAAGAACACGGTGGACTATCGCCTCAAGAATGGCATTAAGCGAAACGACTTTGTCGATCAGCTTATAGAGCTCCGAGCCGCGGACCAAGAAGCGGCTAAAAAAGGTCAGGGTATCGATCTGTCCCATGGGCTGACCCTCGAACAAATGGCTGCCCAGGCTTTTGTGTTCTTCGTGGCCGGATTCGAAACCTCCTCCAGCACCATGTCCTTCTGCCTGTATGAACTTGCCATGCAGCCTGCGACTCAGCAGCGTGTGAGGGATGAGATTGCAAGTGTGCTGGGGAATGTGGAAGGAGGAGAGCTTAACTACGACGCTCTGGCAGAAATGAAGTATTTGGACCAGGTGGTGGCTG AAACCCTTCGGAAGCACCCCCTTCTGCCCCATTTAATTAGAGAGTGCAATCGGGACTACAAGGTGCCCCACACAGACATTGTGCTCGACAACGGCGTCAATGCCTTGATTCCCGTACACAATATTCACCACGACCCAGAGATATATCCCGAGCCGGAGAAGTTCGATCCCAGCCGTTTCGATCCGGAGGAAGTCAAGTCCCGCCATCCGATGGCCTATTTGCCCTTTGGCGATGGTCCGCGCAACTGCATTGGACTGCGTTTTGGCAAGGTTCAGGCCAAGGTTGGTCTGGTGACGCTGCTTCGCAGCTTTCAATTTTCCGTGTCGAATCGCACCGAAGTTCCATTGATTCTGTCGAAAAAGTCATTTCTGTTGGCCACCGAAAATGGCCTTTTCCTAAAAGTGGAAGCCATTtag
- the LOC128256894 gene encoding probable cytochrome P450 6a14: MLLTLALLGVALFLAYSFYHNSYTYWARKGVPHERPLPVIGNMMGIGSKYHFRDINQRIYDQFKGKAPFAGMFMFFKRTAMITDLDLIKQVLIKDFHHFQDRGLFNNTRDDPLTGHLLTLEGDEWKSMRQKLTPVFTSGKMKHMSGVVVEVGHRLVDAMDKSVEAAKVEDDDVEIKDLCARFTTDVIGSCAFGLECHSLQDPRAEFREKGHMIFEKPRHPMLVQSFIFTNAKLAKKLRMKALRDDLTEFFLSAVQNTVDYRLKNGIKRNDFMDQLIELRAEDQEAAKRGQGIDLSHGLTLEQMAAQAFVFFLAGFETSSSTMAFCLYELALQPDIQQKVRDEIESVLGEGEITYDALAEMTYLDQVLAETLRKHPIIPQLLRETNQSYKVPNTELIIEKGTTVLIPIHNIHHDADLYREPERFDPSRFDPEEVKSRHPFSYLPFGDGPRNCIGLRFGKMQAKIGIVSLLKHFNFGVSKLTEIPLTLDTRSPTLSTKYGVHLKVERI; encoded by the exons ATGCTGTTAACACTAGCATTATTGGGCGTGGCCCTGTTTTTGGCCTATAGTTTCTACCACAATTCGTACACCTATTGGGCCCGAAAGGGAGTGCCTCATGAGCGGCCATTGCCTGTGATTGGCAATATGATGGGAATCGGGTCGAAGTACCACTTTCGGGACATTAACCAGAGGATCTACGATCAGTTTAAGGGTAAAGCTCCCTTCGCGGGGATGTTCATGTTCTTCAAGCGAACCGCCATGATCACCGATCTGGACCTCATCAAGCAAGTGCTCATCAAGGACTTCCATCACTTCCAAGATCGCGGTCTTTTCAATAATACCCGAGATGATCCCTTGACGGGACACCTTTTAACTCTGGAAGGCGATGAGTGGAAGTCGATGAGGCAGAAGCTGACGCCCGTTTTCACCTCCGGAAAAATGAAGCACATGTCGGGAGTGGTTGTGGAGGTGGGACACCGCCTGGTCGATGCCATGGACAAGTCAGTGGAGGCCGCCAAGGTGGAGGATGACGATGTGGAGATCAAGGACCTGTGTGCCCGGTTCACCACGGATGTGATTGGTTCATGTGCCTTTGGGCTGGAGTGCCACAGTCTCCAGGATCCCCGTGCCGAGTTCCGAGAAAAGGGTCACATGATATTCGAGAAACCACGCCACCCTATGCTGGTGCAATCATTCATATTTACCAACGCcaagttggccaaaaaattGCGGATGAAGGCATTACGCGATGATCTGACCGAATTCTTTTTGTCGGCCGTGCAGAACACAGTGGACTATCGCCTCAAAAATGGCATTAAGCGAAACGACTTTATGGATCAGCTTATAGAGCTGCGAGCCGAGGACCAAGAAGCGGCTAAAAGGGGTCAGGGTATCGATCTCTCCCATGGACTGACCCTGGAGCAAATGGCCGCCCAGGCCTTTGTGTTCTTTTTAGCTGGCTTCGAGACCTCCTCCAGTACAATGGCCTTCTGTTTGTACGAACTAGCCCTGCAGCCTGATATTCAGCAAAAGGTAAGAGACGAGATAGAAAGTGTTTTGGGAGAAGGCGAAATTACCTATGACGCTTTAGCGGAAATGACCTATCTGGACCAGGTTTTGGCCG AAACTCTTCGGAAACATCCCATTATTCCACAACTTCTGCGCGAAACTAATCAGAGCTACAAAGTTCCCAATACAGAGCTGATCATCGAAAAGGGAACTACAGTGCTGATACCAATACACAACATTCACCACGATGCGGACTTGTATCGCGAACCGGAACGCTTCGATCCCAGTCGCTTTGATCCGGAGGAGGTGAAGTCCCGCCATCCATTTTCCTACCTTCCGTTCGGCGATGGACCCCGAAATTGCATAGGTTTGCGTTTCGGCAAAATGCAGGCCAAAATTGGCATTGTGTCCCTgctaaaacatttcaattttggcGTTTCGAAATTGACCGAGATTCCCTTGACCTTGGACACGCGCAGCCCCACTTTGTCCACCAAGTATGGAGTTCATCTGAAAGTTGAACGCATCTAG
- the LOC128256889 gene encoding probable cytochrome P450 6a13: protein MFTFLALVFAAVLLLYVKLRWHYAYWRRRGVAGETPVYFRGNMSGLGKELHWTDINWRIYKKFSGTERYCGYFTFLNKALFVMDLELVRKIMISDFGSFADRGLFHNVRDDPLTGNLLFLDGPEWRWLRQNLTQVFTSGKMKLMFPNMVEVGERLAQACHQQIGEIEAKDLCARFTTDVIGSCAFGLECNSLQDPDSEFRRMGRSVTTEPLHSVLVQAFMFSQPALARMLRMRLFRPEVSAFFLDTVRQTLDYRRRENIHRNDLIQLLMELGEEGAKDALSFEQIAAQALVFFLAGFDTSSTTMSFCLYELALNPDIQDQLRVEILDVLSRNNQKLTYESVQEMPYLDQVVSETLRKYPILPHLLRLSTKEYLVPDSNLTLEPGTKIMIPVHSIHHDPELYPDPEKFDPSRFEPEEIRARHPFAYLPFGEGPRNCIGERFGKLQVKVGLVYLLRDFMFSRSKQTQIPLKFSSRTFLISTQEGVNLHMERVAAP from the coding sequence ATGTTCACGTTTTTGGCTCTCGTGTTCGCCGCTGTACTTTTGCTATATGTCAAGCTTCGCTGGCACTACGCCTACTGGAGGCGCAGGGGCGTGGCCGGCGAAACACCCGTATATTTCCGCGGAAATATGAGCGGATTGGGTAAGGAGCTCCACTGGACGGATATCAACTGGCGGATTTATAAGAAATTCAGTGGCACAGAGCGCTACTGCGGATATTTTACCTTCTTGAACAAAGCGCTGTTCGTCATGGATCTGGAGCTGGTCAGGAAAATAATGATCAGTGATTTTGGCAGTTTCGCTGATCGGGGGCTATTTCATAATGTCCGGGACGATCCGTTGACGGGAAATCTCCTATTCCTGGACGGACCCGAATGGCGCTGGTTGCGCCAAAACCTGACGCAGGTCTTCACCTCCGGCAAGATGAAGCTCATGTTCCCCAACATGGTAGAGGTGGGTGAGAGGCTGGCGCAGGCTTGTCACCAGCAGATCGGCGAGATCGAGGCCAAGGATCTGTGTGCCCGCTTCACCACGGACGTGATCGGTAGCTGTGCCTTCGGTCTGGAGTGCAATAGCCTCCAGGATCCGGACTCGGAGTTCCGGCGAATGGGACGATCGGTGACCACGGAGCCTCTGCACTCAGTGCTCGTTCAGGCCTTCATGTTCTCCCAACCGGCTCTGGCCAGGATGCTGCGCATGCGTCTGTTTCGTCCGGAGGTTAGTGCATTTTTCCTGGACACCGTCCGCCAGACATTGGACTACAGAAGGCGAGAGAATATCCATCGCAATGACCTGATCCAATTGCTCATGGAGCTGGGCGAAGAGGGAGCCAAGGATGCGTTGTCTTTCGAGCAGATTGCGGCCCAGGCACTGGTGTTCTTTCTGGCCGGATTCGACACTTCCTCCACCACCATGTCCTTTTGTTTGTATGAACTGGCCCTTAATCCCGACATTCAGGATCAGCTACGTGTCGAGATACTTGATGTCTTGAGCCGCAACAACCAGAAGCTCACCTACGAATCCGTTCAGGAGATGCCGTATCTGGATCAAGTGGTGTCCGAAACCCTGCGAAAGTACCCCATACTGCCGCATCTATTGAGACTATCCACCAAGGAATACCTGGTGCCCGATAGCAACTTAACATTAGAGCCGGGAACTAAGATAATGATACCTGTGCATAGTATTCACCACGATCCAGAGCTGTATCCAGATCCAGAGAAGTTCGATCCCAGTCGCTTCGAGCCGGAGGAGATCAGGGCCCGTCATCCGTTTGCATACTTGCCCTTTGGCGAAGGTCCTCGCAATTGTATAGGCGAACGCTTTGGCAAGTTGCAGGTGAAGGTGGGTCTTGTCTACCTCCTGCGTGACTTTATGTTCAGCAGGTCCAAGCAAACACAGATTCCCCTTAAGTTTTCCAGTCGCACATTTCTTATATCGACTCAAGAGGGAGTTAATCTACATATGGAAAGAGTGGCCGCGCCCTAG